The Mercurialis annua linkage group LG2, ddMerAnnu1.2, whole genome shotgun sequence genome contains a region encoding:
- the LOC126669880 gene encoding peptide-N4-(N-acetyl-beta-glucosaminyl)asparagine amidase A, protein MAASRLPLLLLSLFFFSNSFPSTANNNLHKASNFLLPQSPPPISTLSTTTTTATSPTVYFEVKAPIHVPTSKPCIHTVLRHDFAYTYGKSPVLANYTLPSHCPSQPFSKIVLEWNATSKGRQFDRIFGVWLGGVELLRSCSAEPRATGIFWSVQKDVTRYHSLFVKNETQQLAVYLGNLVDSTYTGVYHVNLTLYFYPADGKKLSNLHGGHDSKADLILPISRNLPLNDGLWFEIKNSTDTQLKEFVIPRNVYRAVLEVYVSFHENDEFWNTNFYNEYITANNLTDTPGNGPFREVVVSLDGDIVGAVWPFTVIFTGGVNPLLWRPITAIGSFDLPSYDIEITPFLGSMLDGKTHKLGFSVTNALNVWYVDANLHLWLDSKSERTEGKVLKRESNPLAFSVVFNFTDLDGKFLAAARRSISSSGWVKSSFGKITTRFNQHFSYNNSMELGNEGNLQIVNQTINFTDSVSFQKLTSSVHSFKSHKFFEVDLYSNLFDRGNGTSLYETNVTLGFNEKKSKDGARTSSLKNLQKAQGKMLVKNNLVISGVGSTQQAYKFVGSNSCYFRNISSSNYTILYDKLGFKCNKKGQPHLNLEHSRWWPLPSI, encoded by the coding sequence ATGGCTGCCTCTCGTCTCCCTCTCCTCCTCCTCtccctcttcttcttctccaactCATTCCCATCCACAGCCAACAACAACCTTCACAAAGCCAGCAATTTCCTCCTCCCTCAGTCACCACCGCCCATCTCCACTctctccaccaccaccaccaccgccacctCCCCCACTGTTTACTTCGAAGTCAAAGCCCCAATCCACGTACCCACTTCAAAACCCTGCATTCACACCGTTCTCCGCCATGATTTTGCTTATACATACGGCAAATCACCGGTTCTTGCAAATTATACCCTCCCTTCTCACTGCCCATCTCAGCCTTTCTCCAAGATTGTTCTCGAATGGAATGCCACTTCCAAAGGTAGACAATTTGACCGTATTTTTGGGGTTTGGCTCGGTGGCGTTGAGCTTCTCAGAAGCTGCTCTGCCGAGCCGCGGGCTACCGGGATCTTCTGGTCTGTTCAAAAGGATGTAACCAGGTACCATTCATTGTTTGTTAAGAATGAGACTCAACAGCTTGCTGTTTATCTTGGTAATCTTGTTGATAGTACTTATACTGGTGTTTATCATGTCaatttaactttatatttttacccTGCTGATGGCAAAAAGTTGAGTAATTTACATGGTGGGCATGATTCTAAGGCTGATTTGATCTTGCCCATTTCGCGAAACTTGCCGTTGAATGACGGGTTGTGGTTTGAAATTAAGAATTCTACTGATACCCAGTTGAAGGAATTTGTGATTCCTAGAAATGTGTATAGGGCTGTGTTAGAGGTCTATGTTTCTTTTCATGAGAATGATGAATTTTGGAATACTAATTTCTATAATGAGTATATCACTGCTAATAATCTTACGGATACCCCCGGAAATGGTCCTTTTCGGGAGGTTGTAGTTAGTCTTGATGGAGACATTGTTGGTGCTGTTTGGCCCTTTACTGTTATTTTTACGGGCGGTGTTAATCCTCTCCTGTGGAGACCTATTACTGCTATTGGTTCGTTTGATTTGCCTTCGTATGATATTGAGATTACTCCGTTTTTAGGGAGTATGCTAGATGGAAAGACTCATAAGTTAGGGTTTAGTGTCACTAATGCGTTGAATGTTTGGTACGTTGATGCGAATTTGCATCTTTGGTTGGACAGTAAGAGCGAAAGAACTGAAGGGAAGGTTTTAAAACGTGAGAGTAACCCTCTTGCTTTTTCAGTGGTGTTCAATTTCACAGATTTGGATGGGAAATTCTTGGCAGCTGCACGAAGGTCTATATCTTCATCTGGATGGGTAAAGTCCTCGTTTGGGAAGATTACTACACGTTTCAATCAACATTTTAGTTACAACAACTCGATGGAGTTAGGTAATGAAGGGAATTTACAGATTGTGAATCAGACAATTAATTTTACGGACAGCGTTTCATTTCAAAAGCTTACATCTTCTGTTCATTCTTTCAAATCACACAAATTTTTTGAGGTTGACTTGTATTCTAACTTGTTTGATCGAGGAAATGGAACTTCCTTGTATGAAACAAATGTGACATTGGGATTCAATGAGAAGAAGTCAAAAGACGGTGCGCGGACTAGCTCTCTTAAAAATCTGCAGAAAGCACAGGGTAAAATGCTTGTCAAGAACAACTTGGTGATCAGTGGAGTGGGAAGCACACAGCAGGCTTACAAATTTGTCGGTAGTAACTCTTGCTATTTCAGGAACATTAGCAGCTCGAACTACACGATTCTTTACGATAAATTGGGGTTTAAATGCAATAAAAAAGGACAGCCGCATTTGAATCTTGAACATAGCAGATGGTGGCCACTTCCAAGCATCTGA